The Lepeophtheirus salmonis chromosome 1, UVic_Lsal_1.4, whole genome shotgun sequence genome has a segment encoding these proteins:
- the LOC121123051 gene encoding molybdenum cofactor biosynthesis protein 1: protein MNFQQLKPLRHLSTAAIRRRGTKLVDIKPFSEFLVDSFGRQHNYLRISVTEKCNLRCQYCMPMEGIQLSPQSHLLTTDEIVSLAKIFVEQGVDKIRLTGGEPLVRRDIIEVVAKLKSIPGLQTLAMTTNGVTLAKKLKELHSAGLNAINISLDTLVPDKYSFITRRSPKVMSRVLAGIDEALVLGYSPVKINVVAMRGFNEDELLDFVEWTKYKDLDVRFIEYMPFDGNKWSDKKILPFKEILTTIKGHYKDFTSLNKSDSTSKPYKVPGYKGTIGFITSMTNDFCGSCNRLRLTADGHLKVCLFGSSELDLKAPLREGKPLMDLIGAAVKKKKAKHAGMNELKNMKNRPMILIGG from the exons ATGAATTTCCAGCAATTAAAACCCCTCAGACACTTATCGACAGCGGCCATACGTAGAAGAGGAACCAAGCTAGTAGACATTAAGCCATTTTCAGAATTTCTCGTAGATAGCTTTGGACGACAGCATAATTATTTGCGGATATCAGTCACTGAAAAGTGCAATCTTCGATGTCAATACTGCATGCCCATGGAGGGCATTCAACTTTCGCCACAATCACATTTACTAACTACAGATGAAATAGTTAGTCtggcaaaaatatttgtagaacaAGGAGTCGACAAAATTCGTCTAACAGGAGGAGAACCTCTCGTTCGAAGGGATATAATTGAAGTCGTAGCTAAACTTAAATCCATTCCTGGTCTGCAAACACTGGCCATGACAACTAATGGTGTTACATTGGCTAAGAAATTGAAAGAACTTCATTCAGCTGGATTAAATGCAATCAATATAAGCTTAGATACCCTTGTACCGGACAAATACTCTTTCATCACTAGAAGGTCACCTAAGGTCATGTCAAGAGTACTTGCAGGAATTGATGAAGCATTAGTTCTTGGTTATTCGCCTGTTAAAATAAACGTTGTGGCAATGAGGGGATTTAATGAAGATGAATTACTGGATTTTGTAGAATGGACAAAATACAAGGATTTAGATGTGCGTTTCATCGAGTATATGCCATTTGACGGTAATAAATGGAGTGATAAAAAGATTTTGCCATTCAAAGAGATTCTCACTACAATTAAAG GCCACTATAAGGACTTCACTTCTCTTAACAAATCTGACTCAACATCAAAGCCCTATAAAGTACCAGGCTATAAAGGAACCATTGGATTCATAACTTCAATGACAAATGACTTTTGTGGTTCCTGTAACCGTCTTCGCCTAACTGCAGATGGACATTTGAAAGTCTGCCTCTTTGGCTCTTCAGAACTGGATTTGAAGGCTCCATTGAGGGAAGGAAAGCCTTTAATGGATTTAATCGGTGCTgcagttaagaaaaaaaaggctaaGCATGCTGGAATGAATGAgctcaaaaatatgaaaaatagacCCATGATACTGATCGGGGGATAA